A window of Pseudomonas monteilii contains these coding sequences:
- a CDS encoding NADH dehydrogenase → MSANTRIADHAIDELFITRWSPRAFNAEPIGEQTVLTFLEAARWAPSAYNSQPWRFLYARRDTPNWTRYLDLLVPFNRDWAQHASALVVIVSKTTFTAPGATEEKPALWHTFDTGAAWAHLALQASLSGWHTHGMAGFDKDLARRELKIPEGYEVHAMIAIGKLGDKVNLAEALQARETPSLRRPLSELAAEGDFSL, encoded by the coding sequence ATGAGCGCCAATACCCGTATCGCCGATCATGCCATCGACGAACTGTTCATCACCCGCTGGTCACCCCGTGCCTTCAACGCCGAGCCGATCGGCGAGCAGACCGTCCTCACCTTCCTCGAAGCCGCCCGCTGGGCACCGTCGGCGTACAACTCGCAACCGTGGCGCTTTCTCTACGCACGCCGCGACACGCCGAACTGGACGCGCTACCTGGACCTGCTGGTGCCCTTCAACCGCGACTGGGCACAGCATGCCTCGGCGCTGGTGGTGATCGTGTCCAAGACCACCTTCACCGCACCCGGGGCCACTGAAGAAAAGCCGGCCCTGTGGCACACCTTCGACACCGGCGCGGCCTGGGCGCACCTGGCGCTGCAGGCCAGTCTGAGCGGCTGGCACACCCACGGCATGGCCGGCTTCGACAAGGACCTAGCCCGTCGCGAGCTGAAGATTCCGGAAGGCTATGAAGTGCACGCGATGATCGCCATCGGCAAGTTGGGCGACAAGGTCAACCTGGCCGAAGCCCTGCAAGCCCGTGAGACCCCGAGTCTGCGTCGGCCCTTGAGCGAGCTGGCGGCCGAGGGGGATTTTTCGTTGTGA
- a CDS encoding oxidase, with translation MSILSVFQVSSPAVPDKVLTHHEDIAATLAEHGLRFEHWPSDTAVRPGTEEGEVRARYVDVFERLAHERDCGVLRLLNQDGVDQGSLGWREEHVQSGEEVFVVLSGRAELSVRLDERVLSVVCEKGDVLTLPAGVRRWLELGERPFCLAIRAFRNEGEALTRFTGDETAREFPGIEAF, from the coding sequence ATGAGCATCCTCAGTGTATTCCAGGTATCCAGCCCGGCCGTGCCGGACAAGGTCCTGACCCATCACGAAGACATCGCGGCGACCCTCGCCGAGCATGGCCTGCGCTTCGAGCACTGGCCGAGCGACACGGCCGTGCGTCCGGGAACGGAAGAGGGCGAGGTGAGGGCGCGTTACGTAGACGTGTTCGAACGTCTGGCCCATGAGCGTGACTGCGGTGTGCTGCGGCTGCTCAATCAGGATGGCGTCGACCAGGGTTCGCTGGGCTGGCGCGAAGAGCATGTGCAGAGCGGTGAGGAAGTGTTCGTGGTGCTGAGCGGGCGTGCCGAACTGAGCGTGCGCCTGGATGAGCGCGTGCTGTCGGTAGTGTGCGAGAAAGGGGATGTGCTGACGCTACCCGCAGGGGTGCGGCGCTGGTTGGAACTGGGGGAGCGTCCGTTCTGCCTGGCCATCCGCGCGTTCAGGAACGAAGGCGAAGCACTGACGCGGTTTACGGGCGACGAGACGGCCAGGGAATTTCCTGGCATCGAAGCGTTCTGA
- a CDS encoding glutaredoxin produces MIVKALRVGLGQLIVFGEWISRPAKRKRNPAAQAQVDQAARQLSLYQFHACPFCVKTRRTLHRLNVPVALRDAKHDPVHRQALLEGGGRVKVPCLRIDEGDKTTWMYESKDIIAYLDGRFAGV; encoded by the coding sequence ATGATCGTCAAAGCCCTCCGGGTCGGACTCGGCCAACTGATCGTGTTCGGCGAGTGGATCAGCCGCCCGGCCAAGCGCAAGCGCAACCCGGCCGCCCAGGCCCAGGTCGACCAGGCTGCCCGTCAGCTGTCGCTGTACCAGTTCCATGCCTGCCCGTTCTGCGTGAAGACGCGACGTACCTTGCACCGCCTGAACGTGCCGGTGGCGCTGCGCGATGCCAAGCATGATCCCGTGCATCGCCAGGCGCTGCTCGAAGGCGGTGGGCGGGTGAAGGTGCCGTGCCTGCGGATCGACGAGGGTGACAAGACGACGTGGATGTATGAGTCCAAGGACATCATTGCGTATCTGGATGGGCGGTTTGCTGGGGTGTAG
- a CDS encoding chorismate synthase (catalyzes the formation of chorismate from 5-O-(1-carboxyvinyl)-3-phosphoshikimate in aromatic amino acid biosynthesis), whose protein sequence is MSGNTFGKLFTVTTAGESHGPALVAIVDGCPPGLEITLADLQHDLDRRKPGTSRHTTQRQEADEVEILSGVFEGRTTGCSIGLLIRNTDQKSKDYSAIKDLFRPAHADYTYHHKYGTRDYRGGGRSSARETAMRVAAGAIAKKYLATQGIQVRGYMSQLGPIEIPFKTWDSVEQNAFFCPDPDKVTELETYMDQLRRDQDSVGAKITVVAEGVMPGLGEPIFDRLDAELAHALMSINAVKGVEIGAGFASVAQRGTEHRDELTPDGFLSNNAGGILGGISSGQPIVAHLALKPTSSITVPGRSIDTQGNPVDMVTKGRHDPCVGIRATPIAEAMMAIVLMDHLLRHRGQNAEVQVSTPVLR, encoded by the coding sequence ATGTCCGGCAATACCTTTGGCAAGCTGTTCACTGTCACCACCGCTGGCGAAAGCCATGGCCCGGCGTTGGTCGCCATTGTCGACGGCTGCCCGCCGGGCCTGGAGATCACCCTGGCCGACCTGCAGCACGACCTGGACCGCCGCAAGCCGGGCACCAGCCGCCACACCACCCAGCGTCAGGAGGCCGACGAGGTCGAGATCCTTTCCGGGGTGTTCGAAGGCCGCACCACCGGCTGCTCGATCGGCCTGCTGATCCGCAACACCGACCAGAAGTCCAAGGACTACTCGGCCATCAAGGACCTGTTCCGCCCGGCCCATGCCGACTACACCTACCACCACAAGTACGGTACCCGCGACTACCGTGGCGGTGGCCGCAGCTCGGCGCGCGAGACTGCCATGCGCGTGGCGGCCGGGGCCATCGCCAAGAAGTACCTCGCCACCCAGGGCATCCAGGTGCGCGGCTACATGAGCCAGCTCGGGCCCATCGAGATTCCGTTCAAGACCTGGGACAGCGTCGAGCAGAACGCCTTCTTCTGCCCCGACCCGGACAAGGTCACCGAACTCGAGACCTACATGGACCAGCTGCGCCGTGACCAGGACTCGGTCGGTGCCAAGATCACCGTGGTCGCCGAAGGCGTGATGCCAGGGCTGGGCGAGCCGATCTTCGACCGGTTGGACGCCGAGCTTGCCCATGCGCTGATGAGCATCAACGCGGTCAAGGGCGTGGAGATCGGCGCAGGCTTCGCCAGCGTCGCCCAGCGCGGTACCGAACACCGCGACGAACTGACGCCGGACGGTTTTCTCAGCAACAACGCCGGGGGCATCCTCGGTGGTATTTCCTCGGGCCAGCCGATCGTCGCGCACCTGGCGCTCAAGCCCACCTCGAGCATCACCGTGCCGGGCCGCTCGATCGACACCCAGGGCAACCCGGTGGACATGGTCACCAAGGGCCGTCACGACCCGTGCGTGGGCATCCGCGCCACGCCGATCGCCGAGGCGATGATGGCCATCGTGCTGATGGACCACCTGCTGCGTCACCGTGGGCAGAACGCCGAGGTGCAGGTGTCGACGCCGGTGCTGCGCTGA
- a CDS encoding hydroxyacid dehydrogenase, with protein sequence MRLLIAEHDHVRYSQLLSSTHPTLNITASAALADLAQHAAHCPIWLGQPDLLADLLHKAPPPHWIQSTWAGITPLLATAVPRTYRLSRAVGIFGQVMAEYMVGHLLAHERRLLALPRTQAERQWDTRPGGTLQGRTVLIVGIGDIGQQVARMLEPFGVVLHGIASQAREQPPFERVAPLSALAECIPQADYILNLLPDTPTTRDLYDATLLRRCKPSAVLVNAGRGTSVVDADLCAALIEGRLAAAVLDVCRQEPPPGDHPFWRTPNLLLTGHTAAPTSTPAMAQLFLHNLHAFQHGQSLQGEVDFNRGY encoded by the coding sequence ATGCGCCTCCTGATCGCCGAGCACGACCACGTCCGCTACAGCCAGCTGCTGTCCAGCACCCACCCCACCTTGAACATCACCGCCAGCGCCGCCCTGGCCGATCTCGCCCAACACGCCGCCCATTGCCCGATCTGGCTCGGCCAGCCCGACCTGTTGGCCGACCTCCTGCACAAGGCACCGCCCCCGCACTGGATACAGTCCACCTGGGCCGGCATCACGCCACTGTTGGCCACCGCCGTACCGCGCACCTATCGCCTGAGCCGCGCCGTCGGCATCTTCGGCCAGGTCATGGCCGAGTACATGGTGGGTCACTTGCTGGCCCATGAGCGCCGACTCCTGGCCCTGCCGCGTACTCAAGCCGAGCGACAGTGGGACACGCGCCCCGGTGGCACCCTGCAAGGGCGCACCGTCCTGATCGTCGGCATTGGCGACATCGGCCAGCAGGTCGCGCGAATGCTGGAGCCTTTCGGCGTCGTGCTGCACGGCATCGCCAGCCAGGCGCGCGAGCAGCCTCCATTCGAACGGGTGGCGCCCTTGAGCGCGTTGGCCGAGTGCATTCCCCAGGCCGACTACATCCTCAACCTGCTGCCCGACACGCCCACGACCCGTGATCTCTACGACGCCACGCTGCTGCGCCGCTGCAAACCCAGCGCCGTACTGGTCAACGCCGGTCGCGGCACCTCGGTGGTCGATGCCGACCTGTGCGCGGCCCTGATCGAGGGTCGGCTGGCCGCCGCCGTCCTGGACGTCTGCCGCCAGGAACCGCCCCCCGGCGATCACCCGTTCTGGCGCACACCCAACCTGCTGCTGACCGGCCACACCGCCGCCCCGACGTCGACGCCGGCCATGGCGCAGCTGTTCCTGCACAACCTGCACGCGTTCCAGCATGGCCAGTCGCTTCAGGGGGAGGTCGATTTCAATCGCGGTTACTGA
- a CDS encoding alpha/beta hydrolase: MKSRMVAVFLLCFAGLVQAASPTVLQRPISLDTGQGVLHGSLLLPESETPPPVALIIAGSGPTDRNGNNPAGGRVDNLKRLALLLANAHIASVRYDKRGVAASQPATPDERDLSVERYVQDVVAWGQTLKADPRFGPLILIGHSEGALIASLAAEPAGASAVITLAGSGRPVADVLREQLAQRLPPRQLAKGNALLDRLQAGQTSLDVPAPLRQVFRPSVQPYLISLFRQDPAQAFARLTVPALIIQGRNDVQVDVEDAERLKAARPEAELVLIDGMNHMLRISPRDMSQQRESYNNPELPLARELGERVVAFIRQVVGP, from the coding sequence ATGAAGTCGCGCATGGTCGCCGTGTTTCTGCTGTGTTTCGCTGGCCTGGTCCAGGCCGCCTCCCCCACCGTCCTGCAACGCCCGATCAGCCTGGACACCGGGCAAGGTGTGCTGCACGGCAGCCTGCTGCTGCCCGAAAGCGAGACGCCACCGCCGGTGGCGCTGATCATCGCCGGCTCCGGCCCGACCGATCGCAACGGCAACAACCCGGCCGGCGGTCGGGTCGACAACCTCAAGCGCCTGGCCCTGCTGCTGGCCAACGCGCACATCGCCAGCGTGCGCTACGACAAGCGTGGCGTGGCGGCCAGCCAACCGGCCACGCCGGACGAGCGTGACCTGAGCGTCGAGCGCTACGTGCAGGACGTGGTGGCCTGGGGGCAGACGCTCAAGGCCGACCCACGGTTCGGCCCGCTGATCCTGATCGGCCACAGCGAAGGCGCCTTGATCGCCAGCCTGGCCGCCGAACCGGCCGGTGCCAGTGCCGTGATCACCCTGGCCGGCAGCGGTCGGCCGGTGGCGGACGTCCTGCGCGAGCAACTGGCCCAGCGCCTGCCACCCCGCCAGCTGGCCAAGGGCAATGCCTTGCTCGATCGCCTGCAGGCCGGCCAGACCAGCCTGGACGTGCCTGCACCCCTGCGCCAGGTCTTTCGTCCCAGCGTGCAGCCCTACCTGATCAGCCTGTTCCGCCAGGACCCGGCCCAGGCCTTCGCCCGGCTGACGGTGCCCGCGCTGATCATCCAGGGCCGCAACGACGTGCAGGTCGACGTGGAGGATGCCGAACGCCTGAAGGCCGCACGACCCGAGGCCGAGCTGGTGCTGATCGACGGCATGAACCACATGCTGCGCATCAGCCCACGGGACATGAGCCAGCAGCGCGAGAGCTACAACAACCCGGAACTGCCGCTGGCGCGGGAACTGGGGGAGCGCGTGGTGGCGTTCATCCGCCAGGTCGTGGGGCCGTAA
- a CDS encoding GTP cyclohydrolase I (involved in the first step of tetrahydrofolate biosynthesis; catalyzes the formation of formate and 2-amino-4-hydroxy-6-(erythro-1,2,3-trihydroxypropyl)dihydropteridine triphosphate from GTP and water; forms a homopolymer), producing MSLEQNYTEILSQIGEDVSREGLRDTPKRAAKAMQYLCRGYEQTLEEVTNGALFTSDNSEMVLVRDIELYSMCEHHMLPFIGKAHVAYLPKGKVLGLSKVARIVDMYARRLQIQENLSRQIADAIAQVTDAAGVAVVIEAKHMCMMMRGVEKQNSAMITSVMLGEFRHNAATRSEFLSLIK from the coding sequence ATGTCCCTGGAACAGAACTACACCGAGATCCTCAGCCAGATCGGCGAGGACGTCTCCCGCGAGGGCCTGCGCGACACGCCCAAGCGGGCAGCGAAGGCCATGCAGTACCTTTGCCGCGGTTATGAGCAAACTCTGGAAGAAGTCACCAACGGCGCGTTGTTCACCTCGGACAACAGCGAGATGGTGCTGGTTCGGGACATTGAGCTGTATTCGATGTGCGAGCATCACATGCTGCCGTTCATCGGCAAGGCGCACGTGGCCTACCTGCCCAAGGGCAAGGTCCTGGGCCTGTCGAAGGTCGCGCGCATCGTTGACATGTACGCCCGCCGCCTGCAGATCCAGGAAAACCTCAGCCGGCAGATCGCCGACGCGATCGCCCAGGTCACCGATGCGGCCGGCGTGGCCGTGGTCATCGAAGCCAAGCACATGTGCATGATGATGCGCGGCGTCGAAAAGCAGAATTCGGCGATGATCACCTCGGTCATGCTCGGCGAGTTCCGCCACAACGCCGCCACCCGCAGCGAGTTCCTCAGCCTGATCAAGTGA
- a CDS encoding MFS transporter: MAPLPYWRLSSFYLFYFALLGATAPFLALYFDHLGFAPARIGELVAIPMLMRCVAPNLWGWLGDRSGRRLLIVRLGALSTLASFALIFFGASYAWLALVMALHAFFWHAVLPQFEVITLAHLQGQTGRYSQVRLWGSIGFILAVIGLGGLFERFSLDVYPVAVVLIMAGIVVASLWVPNAQPPEPTERQPAGGFLAQLAAPGVLAFYLCVALMQFSHGPYYTFLTLHLEHLGYTRGAIGLLWALGVVAEVLMFLLMARVFQRFSVQQVLCASFLLAALRWLLLGELAQVPAVLLFAQLLHAATFGCFHAAAIAFVQGSFGARQQGQGQALYAALAGTGGALGALYSGYSWARLGPGMTFGLASGAALLAAFIMIVRLKRSRSNA; the protein is encoded by the coding sequence ATGGCGCCGCTGCCCTACTGGCGCCTGTCCAGTTTCTATCTGTTCTATTTCGCCCTGCTCGGCGCCACCGCGCCGTTCCTGGCGCTGTACTTCGACCACCTGGGGTTCGCCCCGGCGCGCATCGGCGAGCTGGTGGCCATCCCCATGCTGATGCGCTGCGTCGCGCCGAACCTGTGGGGGTGGCTGGGTGATCGCAGCGGGCGCCGCCTGCTGATCGTGCGCCTGGGCGCGCTGTCGACCCTGGCCAGTTTCGCGCTGATCTTCTTCGGGGCCAGCTATGCCTGGCTGGCGCTGGTGATGGCCCTGCATGCGTTCTTCTGGCATGCGGTGCTGCCGCAGTTCGAGGTCATCACCCTGGCGCACCTGCAAGGGCAGACTGGCCGCTACAGCCAGGTACGCTTGTGGGGCTCGATCGGTTTCATCCTGGCGGTGATCGGCCTGGGCGGGCTGTTCGAGCGTTTCAGCCTGGACGTCTACCCGGTCGCGGTGGTGCTCATCATGGCCGGTATCGTCGTCGCCAGCCTTTGGGTGCCCAATGCACAGCCGCCTGAACCGACCGAGCGGCAGCCAGCCGGCGGTTTTCTCGCGCAACTGGCGGCGCCGGGCGTGCTGGCCTTTTACCTGTGCGTGGCACTGATGCAGTTCAGCCATGGGCCGTACTACACCTTCCTCACCTTGCACCTGGAACACCTGGGCTACACACGGGGCGCCATCGGCCTGTTGTGGGCGCTGGGCGTGGTCGCCGAAGTGCTGATGTTCCTGCTGATGGCCCGGGTGTTCCAGCGGTTTTCGGTACAGCAGGTGCTGTGCGCCAGTTTCCTGTTGGCGGCCCTGCGCTGGCTGCTGCTGGGCGAGCTGGCGCAGGTGCCCGCCGTGCTGTTGTTCGCCCAGCTGTTGCATGCGGCCACCTTCGGCTGTTTCCATGCGGCAGCGATCGCGTTCGTGCAGGGCAGTTTCGGCGCGCGTCAGCAGGGCCAGGGTCAGGCGCTGTACGCGGCACTGGCCGGTACCGGCGGCGCCCTGGGTGCGCTGTACTCCGGTTACAGCTGGGCCCGGCTCGGGCCTGGCATGACGTTCGGGCTGGCCAGCGGCGCAGCGCTGCTGGCCGCTTTCATCATGATCGTTCGACTGAAACGAAGCAGGAGCAATGCATGA
- a CDS encoding ribonuclease D, with protein MAIEIHWIRDDQSLAEHCRAWRRRPFVALDTEFMRVDTFYPKAGLIQVGDEGRAFLIDPLSIGDWQPLADLLEDPAVVKVLHACSEDLEVLLRLTGKLPQPLFDTQLAAGYLNIGFSMGYSRLVQEVLGLELPKGETRSDWLQRPLSDTQVSYAAEDAVHLAELFSALQPRLSDDKFAWVLDDGAELVAQLRREVEPESLYRDVKLGWKLSRQQLAVLRALCAWREREARSRDVPRNRILREHSLWPLAKNQPSHLTALAKIEDMHPRTLRQDGETLLALIRTAAATPPEQWPEPLPEPLPIEASSVLKRLRAIGQAEGERLGIAPELMLRKKALEALLKSGYPNGPYQLPDALRGWRRERMGQALLDSLASAGES; from the coding sequence GTGGCCATCGAAATACACTGGATACGCGACGACCAGAGTCTGGCCGAGCATTGCCGGGCCTGGCGCCGACGCCCGTTCGTGGCACTGGACACTGAATTCATGCGGGTCGATACCTTCTACCCGAAGGCCGGCCTGATCCAGGTCGGTGACGAAGGCCGTGCCTTTCTCATCGACCCGCTGTCGATCGGCGACTGGCAGCCCCTGGCCGACCTGCTCGAAGATCCGGCGGTGGTCAAGGTGCTGCATGCCTGCAGCGAAGACCTCGAAGTGCTGCTGCGCCTGACCGGCAAGCTGCCGCAGCCGTTGTTCGACACGCAACTGGCCGCCGGTTACCTGAACATCGGGTTCTCGATGGGTTACTCGCGCCTGGTGCAGGAGGTCCTGGGCCTCGAGCTGCCCAAGGGCGAGACGCGCTCGGACTGGTTGCAGCGCCCCCTGTCCGACACGCAGGTCAGCTACGCCGCCGAGGATGCCGTGCACCTGGCCGAGCTGTTCAGCGCCTTGCAGCCCCGTCTGTCGGACGACAAGTTCGCCTGGGTGCTGGACGATGGCGCCGAGCTGGTCGCGCAGTTGCGCCGCGAGGTCGAGCCGGAGTCGCTGTATCGCGACGTCAAGCTGGGCTGGAAGCTGTCGCGCCAGCAACTGGCCGTGCTGCGTGCCCTGTGCGCCTGGCGTGAGCGCGAGGCGCGCAGTCGCGACGTCCCGCGCAACCGTATCCTGCGTGAGCACTCGCTCTGGCCGTTGGCCAAGAACCAGCCCAGCCACCTGACGGCGCTGGCCAAGATCGAAGACATGCACCCACGCACCCTGCGCCAGGATGGGGAAACCCTGCTCGCGCTGATCCGCACGGCTGCCGCCACGCCGCCCGAACAATGGCCGGAGCCGTTGCCCGAGCCCTTGCCGATCGAAGCCTCGAGCGTGCTCAAGCGGCTGCGCGCCATCGGCCAGGCCGAGGGCGAGCGGCTGGGCATCGCGCCCGAGCTGATGCTGCGCAAGAAGGCCCTCGAGGCGCTGCTCAAGAGCGGCTACCCCAACGGCCCTTACCAATTGCCCGACGCCTTGCGCGGCTGGCGTCGCGAACGCATGGGCCAAGCCCTGCTCGACAGCTTGGCCAGCGCTGGAGAATCCTGA
- a CDS encoding ribosomal protein L3 N(5)-glutamine methyltransferase (involved in methylation of ribosomal protein L3), translating to MITSRLRTLRDHIRWAVSRFHEHDLFFGHGADNAWDEARLLVLGAVHLPWEIADSYLDCQLEDDERVRLLHLIKRRIDERVPTAYLLGEAWFCGMSFLVDERVLVPRSPIGELIEKRFEPWLAQDPARILDLCTGSGCIGIVAADVFPDAEVALADLSFDALEVANRNIERHGLEGRVYTVQGDGFGGLPGQRFDLILSNPPYVDAEDFADMPAEYHHEPELGLACGQDGLDLVRRMLAEAADHLTEKGLLIVEVGNSQVHVAEQYPEVDFAWLDFERGGHGVFMLTAQQCRDHQALFQSRV from the coding sequence GTGATCACATCCCGCCTGCGCACGCTGCGCGACCACATCCGCTGGGCGGTCAGCCGCTTCCACGAACACGACCTGTTCTTCGGCCACGGGGCCGACAACGCCTGGGACGAGGCGCGCCTGCTGGTGCTCGGTGCCGTGCACCTGCCGTGGGAGATCGCCGACAGCTACCTGGATTGCCAGCTCGAGGACGACGAGCGCGTGCGCCTGCTGCACCTGATCAAGCGCCGCATCGACGAGCGCGTGCCGACGGCGTACCTGCTGGGTGAGGCATGGTTCTGCGGCATGTCGTTCCTGGTCGACGAGCGCGTGCTGGTACCACGCTCGCCCATCGGCGAACTGATCGAGAAGCGCTTCGAACCCTGGCTGGCCCAGGATCCTGCGCGCATCCTCGACCTGTGCACCGGCTCGGGCTGCATCGGCATCGTCGCCGCCGACGTGTTCCCCGACGCCGAAGTGGCGCTGGCCGACCTGTCGTTCGACGCCCTGGAAGTGGCCAACCGCAACATCGAGCGCCATGGGCTGGAGGGCCGGGTCTACACCGTGCAGGGCGACGGCTTCGGCGGCCTGCCGGGCCAGCGCTTCGACCTGATCCTGTCCAACCCGCCCTACGTCGATGCCGAAGACTTCGCCGACATGCCGGCCGAATACCACCACGAACCCGAGCTGGGCCTGGCCTGCGGGCAGGACGGCCTGGACCTGGTACGTCGCATGCTGGCCGAAGCCGCCGATCACCTGACCGAGAAAGGCTTGCTGATCGTCGAGGTCGGCAACAGCCAGGTGCACGTGGCCGAGCAATACCCTGAAGTGGACTTCGCCTGGCTCGACTTCGAGCGTGGCGGGCATGGCGTGTTCATGTTGACCGCCCAGCAGTGCCGCGACCACCAGGCCCTGTTCCAGTCGCGGGTCTGA
- a CDS encoding DNA mismatch repair protein MutS, which yields MQDDDFSLFRGQMQGVKQIRHDRADVGKPKADRRQLAGLRQAATVRSDQPLVIDGLSDQFVIDVGAEDELMWRRDGVQEAQMRKLKLGQIPFEGSLDLHGMSVEKARETLWDFIAEATKLEVRCVRVTHGKAARLDGKRPMIKSHVNTWLRQHPQVLGFTSCNARHGGTGAVYVMLKRTMLEGRDE from the coding sequence ATGCAAGACGATGACTTTTCCCTTTTCCGGGGCCAGATGCAGGGCGTGAAGCAGATCCGTCATGACCGTGCGGACGTCGGCAAGCCCAAGGCCGATCGCCGGCAACTGGCCGGTCTGCGTCAGGCGGCCACCGTTCGCAGCGACCAGCCACTGGTGATCGACGGGCTGTCCGATCAGTTCGTGATCGACGTGGGGGCCGAGGATGAGCTGATGTGGCGCCGCGACGGCGTGCAGGAAGCGCAGATGCGCAAGCTCAAGCTGGGCCAGATCCCCTTCGAGGGCAGCCTGGACCTGCATGGCATGAGTGTCGAGAAAGCGCGTGAAACGCTGTGGGATTTCATCGCCGAAGCGACCAAGCTCGAAGTGCGCTGCGTGCGTGTGACCCACGGCAAGGCGGCACGGCTCGATGGCAAGCGTCCGATGATCAAGAGCCACGTCAATACCTGGCTGCGTCAGCATCCCCAGGTGCTGGGGTTCACGTCATGCAACGCGCGCCACGGGGGCACGGGGGCGGTGTATGTGATGCTCAAGCGCACCATGCTCGAAGGCCGTGACGAGTGA
- a CDS encoding 5-carboxymethyl-2-hydroxymuconate isomerase yields MPHLNLEYSANLPDIKVDLLLLRLNQALVASGQFADELDIKSRAQAVAHFRVGTSPLPRGFAHIRLAIMAGRHPLVKKQLSSALLEVLHESIGPSAEVDVQFSVEIHELDPHTYVKLHLPPQ; encoded by the coding sequence ATGCCGCACCTGAACCTCGAATACAGCGCCAACCTGCCCGATATCAAGGTGGATCTGCTCCTGTTGCGCCTGAACCAGGCCCTGGTCGCCAGTGGGCAGTTCGCCGACGAACTGGACATCAAGAGCCGGGCGCAGGCCGTTGCTCACTTTCGGGTCGGCACCTCGCCACTGCCGCGTGGGTTCGCCCATATCCGCCTGGCGATCATGGCCGGTCGTCACCCCTTGGTGAAAAAACAGCTGTCCAGTGCCTTGCTGGAGGTGCTGCACGAGTCCATCGGCCCGAGCGCCGAGGTGGACGTGCAGTTCAGCGTCGAAATCCACGAGCTGGATCCGCACACCTACGTCAAGCTGCACCTGCCGCCGCAGTAG
- a CDS encoding isochorismatase, which translates to MSVPTTMFRLSGRDYPPARLNQASLIVIDAQKEYLSGPLALSGMDAAVANIARLLDAARKAGRPIVHVRHLGTVGGPFDPQGSRGEFIPGLEPRDGETVIEKRMPNAFKNTPLHETLQALGHLDLIVCGFMSHSSVSTTVRRAKDYGYRCTLVEDASTTRDLAFKDEIIPAAQIHRCEMAVMADNFACVAPTDSLI; encoded by the coding sequence ATGTCCGTTCCAACCACCATGTTCCGCCTGAGCGGCCGCGACTACCCGCCGGCCCGGCTGAACCAGGCCAGCCTCATCGTGATCGACGCCCAGAAGGAATACCTGAGTGGGCCGCTGGCGCTGTCGGGCATGGACGCGGCGGTCGCCAACATCGCCCGGCTGCTGGACGCCGCGCGCAAAGCCGGACGCCCGATCGTCCATGTCCGCCACCTCGGCACCGTGGGCGGCCCGTTCGACCCGCAGGGCAGCCGTGGCGAGTTCATTCCCGGGCTCGAACCACGTGACGGCGAGACCGTCATCGAAAAGCGCATGCCCAATGCCTTCAAGAACACCCCCTTGCACGAGACGCTCCAGGCGCTGGGTCATCTGGACCTCATCGTCTGCGGCTTCATGAGCCACTCCAGCGTCAGCACCACCGTGCGCCGCGCCAAAGACTACGGCTACCGCTGCACGCTGGTCGAGGATGCCTCCACCACCCGCGATCTGGCGTTCAAGGACGAGATCATTCCGGCAGCGCAGATCCACCGCTGCGAGATGGCGGTGATGGCCGACAACTTCGCCTGCGTCGCACCGACCGACAGCCTGATCTGA